The Apostichopus japonicus isolate 1M-3 chromosome 20, ASM3797524v1, whole genome shotgun sequence genome contains a region encoding:
- the LOC139961258 gene encoding uncharacterized protein produces MATWNPFIEDLTENFFMCSVCLDQFNEPKQLPCLHRYCNDCLRTVIQASHDGTIECPLCKQRCCIPEDGLDGFKTDFHMKSMLEFIELRKSLEKKDLKQCVSCSKDVICSAYCFKCRAFLCEECYRVHIRNRMFTDHQPSTLKLENMAAKNLTMEEIAAMTEDPRCHFHIKEPAKLCCGTCQNEPVCLVCTHGKHKGHDLIDVNDLAQKEKKLLNRNLAELSKHKTKLYELPEKVQMTLVKLNENVTKKTELLTIQHEEQAKRIKDKLAECNHEREKGAADIENRRGCEKHEITVKHEEEMNRLIMKHQENMKSTDVKYDQELQELMDNCKETEGEFFKKLGELDSNFKTLTTAKDLLTSQNRNECEELLNKCKQLIKRFENLSATSSSILACNDDWTDAQCVPDIRAACEPMLEEMKQEYPELESLSDFVISDITKVISDKVVITESAESVVDVPRIKFKRYLIIGMTSRSNGDIVMTGIVSEKESHITVINMKGEILNQNVLTRNKRFRLWAERFCCNLSGFNVITVCKPDEIGIYNISDSSYQKKNISDMVKTWPDDRFVCSVTTNPAKNQILVGTDRREVYVFDYQLNYSHTIVLPDEIRESQDITVHDGNLLICDYVGRTSYAVTMVTSGSKVVYKFTKPNLSGVNLKPYRVCIGMGGFIYMLWEDDRQLNTVLTQYSQDGRQLLTTMSVDDHAECMTTSIVDGEEKLLIATVRSRKMYIYGLVPV; encoded by the coding sequence ATGGCTACCTGGAACCCTTTCATAGAAGACCTGACAGAAAACTTCTTCATGTGCTCTGTTTGTTTGGATCAATTTAATGAGCCGAAACAgttaccatgtcttcatcgatacTGTAACGATTGCTTGAGAACAGTTATTCAAGCCAGCCATGATGGGACAATTGAATGTCCACTTTGTAAACAGCGATGCTGTATACCAGAGGATGGATTGGACGGCTTTAAGACTGATTTTCATATGAAGAGTATGCTCGAGTTCATAGAATTGCGTAAATCATTGgaaaagaaagatttgaagCAGTGTGTGAGCTGTTCAAAGGATGTGATATGTTCCGCCTACTGCTTTAAATGTAGAGCTTTTTTATGCGAAGAATGTTACAGGGTTCATATCAGAAATAGAATGTTTACTGATCACCAACCAAGCACtctgaaattggaaaatatggCAGCTAAGAACCTCACCATGGAAGAAATAGCTGCAATGACGGAAGATCCCAGGtgccattttcatatcaaagaaCCAGCCAAATTGTGCTGTGGTACATGCCAAAATGAGCCGGTTTGTTTAGTTTGCACTCACGGTAAGCACAAAGGTCACGATCTCATAGATGTGAATGACTTAGcccagaaagaaaagaaattattgaATCGGAACCTTGCTGAACTAAGCAAGCACAAGACTAAACTATACGAGTTACCCGAGAAGGTTCAAATGACGCTggtaaaattgaatgaaaatgttacaaaaaagactgagttgttgacaattcaacACGAGGAACAGGCAAAGAGAATAAAGGATAAACTTGCCGAATGTAACCATGAACGTGAAAAAGGAGCTGCTGACATAGAAAATAGAAGAGGAtgtgaaaaacatgaaataactgTTAAACATGAAGAGGAAATGAACCGATTGATAATGAAAcatcaagaaaatatgaaaagtaccGATGTAAAATATGACCAGGAATTGCAAGAATTAATGGACAATTGTAAGGAAACTGAGGGTGAATTCTTTAAAAAACTTGGGGAGTTAGATAGTAATTTCAAGACCTTGACAACAGCTAAAGATCTtcttacaagtcaaaacagAAACGAATGTGAAGAATTACTAAATAAATGTAAGCAACTTATTAAACGATTCGAAAACTTATCAGCAACGTCTTCTAGCATTCTTGCATGTAATGACGATTGGACAGACGCACAGTGTGTCCCCGACATAAGAGCAGCCTGTGAACCTATGCtcgaagaaatgaaacaagaatatccagagttagaatctttatctgattttgtCATCAGTGATATAACAAAAGTTATATCTGATAAAGTTGTCATTACAGAAAGCGCAGAGTCTGTTGTTGATGTTCCGAGaatcaaatttaaaagataCCTGATCATTGGTATGACAAGTAGAAGCAATGGTGATATCGTTATGACTGGTATTGTATCAGAAAAGGAATCACACATCACTGTCATTAACATGAAAGGAGAAATATTAAATCAGAATGTTTTAACTAGAAATAAGAGATTTCGGCTTTGGGCAGAACGTTTCTGTTGTAATTTGTCAGGGTTCAATGTCATTACAGTTTGCAAACCGGATGAAATcggtatttataatatttctgaCTCTTCTTACCAAAAGAAGAACATCAGTGACATGGTTAAGACATGGCCAGATGATAGGTTTGTGTGTTCTGTTACCACGAATCCTGCCAAGAATCAAATCCTTGTTGGAACTGACAGAAGAGAAGTTTATGTATTTGATTATCAGCTGAATTACAGTCACACCATAGTACTACCTGATGAAATCAGGGAATCACAAGATATCACTGTCCACGATGGTAATCTGCTGATCTGTGACTATGTGGGTAGGACCTCATATGCAGTAACCATGGTGACATCAGGGAGTAAGGTGGTGTATAAATTCACCAAACCAAATCTAAGTGGAGTTAACTTAAAACCTTACCGTGTGTGCATAGGCATGGGAGGGTTCATCTACATGTTATGGGAAGATGATAGACAGCTGAACACTGTGCTAACACAATACAGTCAAGATGGCCGGCAATTACTAACAACAATGTCAGTTGATGACCATGCAGAGTGCATGACCACATCCATAGTAGATGGTGAGGAGAAACTCTTGATAGCCACCGTTAGGTCGCGGAAGATGTATATATACGGACTAGTACCTGTATAG